From the genome of Nicotiana sylvestris chromosome 1, ASM39365v2, whole genome shotgun sequence:
TGCTAGGAAGTTATTCGATGAAATGCTTGAGAGAAGTTCAGTCTCGTGGACAGCTTTAATTGGCGGTTATTTGAAGTGTGGTTGTATTGGTATTGCTGAAGGACTTTTTGATGCAATACCTGAGAAAGATGTAGCTGCATTCAATGTGATGATTGATGCTTACGTGAAGAAAGCAGATATGGTGTCAGCAAATACATTGTTTGAGGCAATGCCAGAGAGAAATGTGATTTCTTGGACTAGTATGATCGACGGGTACTGCAGTAATGGTAACGTAAATGAAGCCAGGGTGTTATTTGATGCAATGCCGGTGAGGAATTTGTTCTCTTGGAATGCAATGATTGGTGGATACTGTCAAAACAAACAGCCGCAAGAGGCTTTGAAATTGTTTCACGATTTGCAGATGAGGACGACATTGGAGCCGGATGATGTTACTGTTGTTAGTGTGCTACCAGCTATTGCTGATTTGGGTGCCTTAGATCTGGGTAACTGGGTTCACCAGTATGTGAAGAGGAAGAAATTGGATAGATCTTCAAATGTTTGCACTGCCTTAGTTGATATGTATAGCAAGTGTGGGGAAATTGCAAAAGCCAGGGAATTTTTTGATGAGGTAAAAGTAAAAGAGACATCAAGTTGGAATGCTTTAATTAATGGATTGGCGGTCAATGGATCTGCTAAAGAAGCTTTGGGGGTGTTTGAGGAGATGAAGAGTAAAGGATACAAGCCAAATGAGATTACTATGCTTGGTGTTTTGTCAGCTTGTAACCATGGTGGATTGGTGGAGGAAGGCAAGAAATGGTTTATGGCAATGGAGAATTATGGGCTTACTCCGCAAATTGAGCACTATGGTTGTCTGGTTGATCTCTTGGGGAGGTCAGGGTGTTTGGAGGAAGCCGAAAACTTGATCGAAACCATGCCTTATGAGGTAAATGGAATAATATTGAGTTCCTTTCTATTTGCGTGTGGTTATGCCAAAGATGTTACAAGGGCTGAGAAGGTCAAGAAAAAGGCAATTGAGATGGAACCGTGGAATGATGGAATCTACATTATGTTGAGGAACTTGTATGCCACCGACAAAAGGTGGAGTGATGTTGAAGACATTAAGGGGTGGATGAGGAGAGAAGGGGCAAAAAAAGAGGCAGGTTGCAGTACAATTGAAGTTAATGGTATGGTTTGGGAATTTTTAGCTGGAGATAAGATACATCCACAATGTGAGGAAATACGTCTTCTATTGGAGCATTTGCGGCTGTACATGAGAGGTCAGGATACACCTTATAGTAATGATATTGGATTGGCTGAATTTTGAATGACGACTATCTTGCCAATACTACATGTGTTTCACAGCTTGTATATACTGGTGTTTCCCCTCATATCTCAGATGTCAGCCTTGAGGTTAACGAATAACATGGACGACAATGTCAATCAAGATGGGCACAAAGACCACAACCTATAAGGAGACATGATAAACACCCTTGCCTTCCCGAAAACGGTGCGGTACTAATGTATTGAATTGATTCTTTGTTAAGAGTGTAATTTATAAACTAAAGTTGTGAACCATAAGAAGAGCCTCAGACTGAAGATCAAGAGAAAACAGGTACTTGAATGTCAGTGTTGGTTTGGAATCAGAAATGTCCGCTGCACAAGTATGGTTCTTTTGGAATTACTGTTGCATGATAAAGGCAGAGCGTCATGCGGGAGTCTGTTGTGTAGATTCCTGTTTAAGCTAAAGCTTGATTGAAGTCAAGAATCTACGCCATGATCTCCCACATGATGAAAGTTTGAAATTTTAATGTTGTTGGTTAGGAATCAGAATTGTCCCTGGCACAAGATATGGTTCTTTTGGGATTACTGTTGTATGGCAAAATTTAGAGCATCATGTGAGAGCCCATCGTA
Proteins encoded in this window:
- the LOC104243579 gene encoding pentatricopeptide repeat-containing protein At2g44880 produces the protein MNNRNTQWLWSTIERKCHALLQQRNSKATLLRIHAVMLRNAVDSNVNLLTKLISSFSVSDPVAGISHGRRVFDTSPQKDDTFLSNTMIKSHMGVGQFAESTLLYRDLLRHTSFEPDNYTFSSLSKCCGARLVLWEGLEVHNHVLKCGFVLNLFVATSLVDMYAKLGEMGFARKLFDEMLERSSVSWTALIGGYLKCGCIGIAEGLFDAIPEKDVAAFNVMIDAYVKKADMVSANTLFEAMPERNVISWTSMIDGYCSNGNVNEARVLFDAMPVRNLFSWNAMIGGYCQNKQPQEALKLFHDLQMRTTLEPDDVTVVSVLPAIADLGALDLGNWVHQYVKRKKLDRSSNVCTALVDMYSKCGEIAKAREFFDEVKVKETSSWNALINGLAVNGSAKEALGVFEEMKSKGYKPNEITMLGVLSACNHGGLVEEGKKWFMAMENYGLTPQIEHYGCLVDLLGRSGCLEEAENLIETMPYEVNGIILSSFLFACGYAKDVTRAEKVKKKAIEMEPWNDGIYIMLRNLYATDKRWSDVEDIKGWMRREGAKKEAGCSTIEVNGMVWEFLAGDKIHPQCEEIRLLLEHLRLYMRGQDTPYSNDIGLAEF